In Camelus ferus isolate YT-003-E chromosome 10, BCGSAC_Cfer_1.0, whole genome shotgun sequence, the following proteins share a genomic window:
- the MYRF gene encoding myelin regulatory factor isoform X3, translating to MEVVDETEALQRFFEGHDINGALEPSNIDTSILEEYISKEDASDLCFPDISAPASAASYPHGQPAIPGSSGVHHLSPPGGGPSPGRHGPLPPPSYSAPLNCNNNNGMGAATKPFLGGSGPPIKAEPKAPYAPGTLPDSPPDSGSEAYSPQQVNDPHLLRTITPETLCHVGVTSRLEHPPPPPAHLPGPPPPPPPPPPHYPVLQRDLYMKAEPPMPPYAAMGQGLVPSDLHHTQQSQMLHQLLQQHGAELPTHPSKKRKHSESPPNTLNAQMLNGMIKQEPGTTTALPAHPARAPSPPWPPQGPLSPGPGSLPLSIARVQTPPWHPPGAPSPGLLQDNDSLSGSYLDPNYQSIKWQPHQQNKWATLYDANYKELPMLTYRVDADKGFNFSVGDDAFVCQKKNHFQVTVYIGMLGEPKYVKTPEGLKPLDCFYLKLHGVKLEALNQSINIEQSQSDRSKRPFNPVTVNLPPEQVTKVTVGRLHFSETTANNMRKKGKPNPDQRYFMLVVALQAHAQNQNYTLAAQISERIIVRASNPGQFESDSDVLWQRAQVPDTVFHHGRVGINTDRPDEALVVHGNVKVMGSLMHPSDLRAKEHVQEVDTTEQLKRISRMRLVHYRYKPEFAATAGIEAATPETGVIAQEVKEILPEAVKDTGDVVFANGKTIENFLVVNKERIFMENVGAVKELCKLTDNLETRIDELERWSHKLAKLRRLDSLKSTGSSGAFSHAGSQFSRAGSVPHKKRPPKMASKSSSVVPDQTCISQRFLQGTIIALVVVMAFRHHLGAQPLGPKTTSPALERRRWTAAPVLTVALSSGSSVVSMSTLYVLSLRTEEDLVETDGRSSQSFGTTQLRQSPVTTGLPGTQPSLLLVTTGLTNLAPAPALRTLDLCSSHPCPAVCCSSPSPSPTTGASLGPSFNPGHGLSPSTSPSANRSGPSQMALLPVTNIRAKSWGLSANGIGYFKHLKNSDPVASPAVPFPGGHSKAKNSPSLGLHGRGRRGAPQPGLSPAQPTQARGQPDPVPSLTSIQVLENSMPITSQYCTSEDACRPGNFTYHIPVSSSTPLHLRLTLQMNSSSPVSVVLCSLMSKEEPCEEGGFPETLHTHQDTQGISHQWSVTILSFREFTYHFRVALLGQANCSTEALAQPATDYYFHFYRLCD from the exons GCCACGACATCAATGGCGCCCTGGAGCCCTCCAACATAGACACCAGCATCCTGGAGGAGTACATCAGCAAGGAGGATGCCTCCGACCT CTGCTTCCCTGACATCTCTGCTCCAGCCAGCGCGGCCTCCTACCCCCACGGGCAGCCAGCGATTCCCGGCTCCAGCGGGGTCCACCACCTGAGCCCCCCTGGGGGGGGACCCTCCCCAGGGCGCCAtggccccctcccacccccaagctACAGTGCCCCGCTCAACTGCAACAACAACAACGGCATGGGTGCCGCTACCAAGCCCTTCCTAGGGGGCTCTGGGCCCCCCATCAAGGCAGAGCCCAAGGCTCCCTATGCCCCAGG CACGCTGCCAGACTCTCCCCCAGACTCGGGCTCCGAGGCCTACTCCCCCCAGCAGGTGAATG ACCCCCATCTCCTGCGCACCATAACCCCTGAGACCCTCTGCCACGTGGGGGTGACCTCCCGCCTGGAGCacccgcccccacctccagcccacctgccaggccccccgccgccgccaccaccaccgccacctcATTACCCTGTCCTGCAGCGGGACCTGTACATGAAGGCCGAACCCCCAATGCCCCCCTACGCTGCcatggggcaggggctggtgcCCAGCGATCTCCACCACACCCAGCAGTCCCAGATGCTGCACCAGCTGCTGCAGCAACACGGAGCCGA GCTCCCCACACACCCCTCCAAGAAGAGGAAGCACTCTGAATCACCCCCCAACACCCTCAACGCCCAGATGCTGAATGGAATGATCAAACAGGAGCCCGGAACCACGACGGCCCTGCCCGCGCACCCAGCTCgagccccatccccaccctggcctccccagGGTCCACTCTCACCAGGCCCTGGCTCCTTGCCCCTCAGCATTGCCCGGGTCCAGACGCCACCTTGGCACCCACCAGGTGCACCCTCCCCAG GTCTCCTGCAGGACAATGACAGCCTCAGTGGCTCCTACCTGGACCCCAACTATCAGTCCATCAAGTGGCAACCACATCAGCAGAACAAGTGGGCGACACTGTACGATGCCAACTACAAGGAGCT GCCCATGCTTACCTATCGCGTGGACGCCGACAAGGGCTTCAACTTTTCGGTGGGTGACGACGCCTTCGTGTGCCAGAAGAAGAACCACTTCCAGGTGACGGTGTACATCGGCATGCTGGGTGAGCCCAAGTACGTCAAGACGCCCGAAGGCCTCAAGCCCCTGGACTGCTTCTACCTGAAGCTGCATGGAGTGAAG CTGGAGGCCCTGAACCAGTCCATCAACATCGAGCAGTCGCAGTCAGACCGAAGCAAGCGGCCCTTCAACCCCGTCAC ggTCAATTTGCCCCCTGAGCAGGTCACGAAGGTGACTGTGGGGAGGCTGCACTTCAGCGAGACCACCGCCAACAACATGCGCAAAAAGGGCAAGCCCAATCCTGACCAGAG gtACTTCATGCTGGTGGTGGCCCTCCAGGCCCACGCACAGAACCAGAACTACACGCTGGCCGCCCAGATCTCAGAACGCATCATCGTTAGG GCCTCCAATCCAGGCCAGTTTGAGAGTGACAGCGACGTCCTGTGGCAGCGCGCGCAGGTGCCCGACACCGTCTTCCACCATGGCCGTGTGGGCATCAACACCGACCGGCCCGACGAGGCGCTGGTGGTGCACGGCAATGTCAAGGTCATGGGCTCGCTGATGCACCCCTCAGACCTGCGGGCCAAGGAGCACGtgcaggag GTGGACACCACGGAGCAGCTGAAGAGGATTTCGCGCATGCGGCTGGTGCACTACAGATACAAACCAGAGTTTGCTGCCACTGCCGGCATTGAGGCTGCGACACCAGAAACGG GTGTAATCGCCCAGGAGGTGAAGGAGATCCTGCCTGAGGCTGTGAAGGACACTGGAGACGTGGTCTTTGCCAATGGGAAAACCATAGAGAACTTCCTGGTGGTGAACAAG GAGCGCATCTTCATGGAGAACGTGGGCGCCGTGAAGGAGCTGTGCAAGCTGACAGACAACCTGGAGACACGCATTGACGAGCTGGAGCGCTGGAGCCACAAGCTGGCCAAGCTGCGGCGCCTCGACAGCCTCAAGTCCACCGGCAGCTCGGGCGCCTTCAG CCACGCAGGGAGCCAGTTCAGCCGGGCAGGCAGCGTCCCCCACAAGAAGAGGCCCCCCAAGATGGCCAGCAag TCATCATCTGTGGTCCCAGACCAGACCTGCATCAGCCAGCGCTTCCTGCAGGGAACCATCATTGCCCTGGTGGTGGTCATGGCCTTCAG GCATCATTTGGGAGCCCAGCCCCTGGGGCCCAAAACCACAAGCCCTGCCCTGGAGAGAAGGCGCTGGACAGCGGCTCCAGTTCTAACAGTGGCCCTTTCCTCTGGCTCCAGCGTGGTGTCCATGTCCACACTGTATGTCCTGAGCCTGCGCACTGAGGAGGACCTGGTAGAAACTGATGG CAGGTCCAGCCAGAGCTTTGGGACCACTCAGCTCCGACAGTCCCCTGTGACCACTGGGCTGCCAGGCACACAGCCCTCTTTGCTGCTGG TTACTACCGGCCTGACCAACTtggccccagctccagccctccgCACCCTGgacctctgctccagccaccccTGCCCAGCTGTCTGCTGCTcctcacccagccccagccccaccactggcGCTAGTCTTGGCCCCAGCTTTAATCCTGGCCACGGTCTTAGCCCCAGTACCAGCCCCTCCGCCAACCGCTCAG GCCCCAGCCAGATGGCCCTGCTGCCAGTCACCAACATCAGAGCCAAGTCCTGGGGCCTGTCAGCCAATGGCATTGGCTACTTCAAGCATCTAAAGAACTCGGACCCTGTGGCTAGTCCTGCAGTCCCCTTTCCTGGGGGCCACAGCAAAGCCAAGAACAGCCCCAGCCTCGGTCTCCATGGCCGGGGCCGCCGAGGggccccccagcctggcctgagCCCTGCTCAGCCCACTCAGGCTCGGGGCCAGCCAG ACCCAGTGCCATCCCTGACCTCCATCCAGGTGCTGGAGAATTCAATGCCCATCACCTCCCAGTACTGCACTTCAGAGGATGCCTGCAG GCCTGGAAACTTCACCTACCACATCCCTGTCAGCAGCAGCACCCCACTGCACCTCAGACTGACCTTGCAAATGAA CTCCTCGTCCCCCGTGTCCGTGGTGCTGTGCAGCCTGATGTCAAAGGAGGAGCCATGTGAGGAGGGGGGCTTCCCAGAGACACTCCACACCCATCAGGACACCCAG ggcATCTCCCACCAGTGGTCAGTAACCATCCTGTCCTTCCGCGAATTCACCTACCACTTCCGGGTGGCATTGCTG GGTCAGGCCAACTGCAGCACGGAGGCCCTGGCCCAGCCGGCCACAGACTACTACTTCCACTTCTACCGCCTGTGTGACTGA